One segment of Vibrio gazogenes DNA contains the following:
- the recB gene encoding exodeoxyribonuclease V subunit beta, translating into MSHTASDGMIPLEPMRFPLHGMRLIEASAGTGKTFTIAGLYLRLLLGHGDAQVRHAAPLRVDQILVVTFTEAATAELKGRIRARIHEARLAFARHHSDDPLLQSFLDEIPDHAEAASILLQAEREMDTMAVYTIHGFCQRMLVQNAFESGSRFHHDFITDESRLKAQVVADYWRRQFYPLSVELAAEVRHLWPTPSDLLAQIGAYLSGQAPALSVSAMDASLEQLHQDNLQRIVEMKAQWRQYQSDIDACIAESDVNKRVYTKKFRPQWIGQVSQWAEAETYSYWVPEQLSRFSQQVLYEKTPTGTPPEHPLFEAIDTFLATPVSIEAPLKAHAIDSCRHLLAKAKSEQQWLSFDDLLSQLSSALDLDSTGQLAQRIRTLYPVAMIDEFQDTDPLQYHIFSHIYAPHPACGLLMIGDPKQAIYAFRGADIFTYIKARRQVSSHFTLATNWRSGQSMIDAVNRLFASSDSPFLHDSDIPFIQVAGPPEAQQRQWQLYQQVQPAMTYWWPDDLESDSVMTKGEYEQVMANATAAQIQTVLQAAHDEAGILCSKNGPKTIQAGNMAVLVRTGREGRLIKEALARQDIASVYLSNRESVFASDIAVDIQRLLQAVLTPEQERPLRAALASPLFGLAIQDLDALNSNESLWERVVQEFRQYRTIWSERGILPMLRSVLYQRHLAERWLALKGGERLLTDYLHIGELLQQAGAEIESDHGLLRWLTQSMIDVTQGGHPETSIQRLESEKNLVQIVTIHKSKGLEYDLVFLPFVMSFREAKEARYYDEQQDRIVLDITRQEAALAKAEQERLAEDLRLLYVALTRSIYGCYVGIAPLKGRSGKGASSAHLSAIGYLLQQGEPGDAELLQQGIASQCDSEGHTVIDMPPQLPESPLPRVDAPQHTLTAQQKQQPIERAWRMTSYSNLVKQSGHHAFLDATQEVPGFDLDSAGEADESLFDPQEQTIFTFPKGATSGTFLHSLFEQIEFTEAPDSPANTEVIQTLMTSAAIDESWLPVLQQMLMHVLQTPLDGKKLRLGQIPARQRLVEMEFLLPIDKLRSPLLNRILKRYDALSAQAGELNFAQVEGMLKGFIDLVFEYQGRYYVLDWKSNHLGNQLEDYSASHLDAAMVEHRYDFQYQIYTLALHRFLASRMVDYTYEQHFGGVFYLFLRGMDGQTPSGVFAHRPQFELINALDRFFAGEDDNMRATQEGQMELDL; encoded by the coding sequence ATGAGTCACACAGCATCTGATGGCATGATCCCGCTAGAACCGATGCGATTTCCGTTACATGGGATGCGTTTGATTGAAGCATCCGCTGGGACAGGAAAAACATTTACGATTGCCGGTCTCTATTTGCGCCTGTTGTTAGGACATGGCGATGCACAGGTGCGCCATGCGGCACCGCTGCGGGTGGATCAGATTTTAGTGGTGACATTTACAGAAGCAGCCACTGCCGAGTTGAAAGGGCGGATTCGTGCCCGGATTCATGAAGCCCGACTGGCATTTGCCCGACATCATAGTGATGACCCGCTGCTGCAATCCTTTCTCGATGAAATTCCTGATCATGCAGAAGCTGCCAGTATTTTGCTGCAGGCAGAGCGAGAGATGGATACGATGGCGGTTTATACGATCCACGGATTCTGTCAGCGAATGTTAGTTCAGAATGCGTTTGAATCGGGGAGCCGCTTTCATCACGATTTCATTACAGATGAAAGCCGCCTCAAAGCGCAGGTCGTGGCGGATTATTGGCGACGACAGTTTTATCCGCTGTCGGTTGAGCTGGCAGCCGAAGTTCGTCACTTATGGCCGACACCAAGCGATTTACTGGCACAAATCGGTGCTTATCTGAGTGGTCAGGCACCAGCGCTTTCCGTCAGTGCGATGGATGCTAGCCTTGAACAACTACATCAAGATAACTTGCAGCGTATCGTTGAGATGAAGGCACAATGGCGACAGTATCAGTCTGATATTGATGCGTGTATTGCTGAATCGGATGTCAATAAGCGCGTGTACACCAAAAAATTCCGGCCACAGTGGATTGGGCAAGTGTCTCAATGGGCGGAAGCGGAGACGTATAGTTACTGGGTTCCCGAACAGTTGTCTCGTTTTTCGCAACAAGTGTTGTATGAGAAAACGCCAACCGGTACGCCACCGGAGCATCCGTTATTTGAGGCAATTGATACGTTTCTTGCAACACCGGTGTCAATTGAAGCACCTTTGAAAGCACATGCGATTGACAGCTGTCGTCATTTGTTGGCAAAAGCAAAGTCGGAACAGCAGTGGTTATCGTTTGATGATTTGCTGTCTCAACTTTCATCAGCCTTGGATCTGGATAGCACCGGTCAGTTAGCGCAGCGGATTCGCACATTATATCCAGTCGCGATGATTGATGAGTTTCAGGATACCGATCCGCTGCAATACCATATTTTCAGCCATATCTACGCCCCGCATCCTGCGTGTGGCTTGTTGATGATTGGTGACCCGAAACAGGCGATTTATGCGTTCCGCGGGGCGGATATCTTTACCTATATCAAAGCGCGTCGTCAGGTAAGCTCCCATTTTACGCTGGCGACCAACTGGCGATCCGGGCAGTCGATGATCGATGCGGTAAACCGATTGTTTGCCTCGTCTGATAGTCCTTTTCTCCATGATTCGGATATTCCGTTCATTCAGGTCGCAGGCCCACCCGAGGCGCAGCAACGCCAATGGCAACTGTATCAGCAAGTGCAACCTGCCATGACTTACTGGTGGCCGGATGATCTTGAATCGGATTCCGTCATGACCAAAGGTGAATACGAACAAGTCATGGCAAATGCGACCGCGGCTCAAATCCAAACGGTTCTACAGGCCGCACATGATGAGGCAGGGATCCTTTGTTCCAAAAATGGACCGAAAACAATCCAGGCCGGAAACATGGCAGTGTTGGTTCGGACGGGGCGTGAAGGACGACTCATCAAAGAAGCGTTGGCGCGTCAGGATATTGCCAGTGTCTATTTATCGAATCGGGAGAGTGTTTTTGCCAGTGACATTGCAGTGGATATTCAGCGTTTGTTGCAGGCGGTGTTGACTCCGGAGCAGGAGCGCCCGCTCCGGGCTGCACTGGCCTCTCCTTTGTTCGGACTGGCAATTCAGGATTTGGATGCATTGAATAGCAATGAGTCCTTATGGGAGCGCGTGGTTCAGGAGTTTCGTCAGTACCGTACCATCTGGTCAGAACGCGGGATTCTGCCCATGTTACGGTCGGTGCTTTATCAGCGCCATCTTGCTGAGCGTTGGCTCGCACTCAAAGGCGGAGAACGATTGTTGACGGACTATTTACACATCGGTGAACTGTTACAGCAAGCGGGAGCCGAAATTGAAAGTGATCATGGTCTGTTGCGCTGGCTGACTCAGTCGATGATTGATGTGACTCAGGGAGGTCATCCGGAAACGTCGATCCAGCGGTTAGAATCAGAAAAAAATCTGGTGCAAATCGTGACGATTCATAAGTCGAAAGGGCTCGAATATGATTTGGTGTTTCTCCCGTTCGTGATGAGTTTCCGTGAGGCCAAAGAGGCGCGTTACTACGATGAGCAGCAGGATCGAATTGTTCTGGATATCACCCGTCAAGAAGCAGCGCTTGCAAAAGCAGAACAAGAGCGGTTGGCCGAAGACTTACGTTTGTTATATGTGGCTTTAACGCGTTCAATCTATGGTTGTTATGTTGGGATCGCGCCGCTGAAAGGGCGTTCAGGAAAGGGAGCGAGCAGCGCTCATTTATCTGCAATCGGTTATTTGTTGCAACAGGGCGAACCCGGTGATGCCGAATTATTGCAGCAGGGCATTGCATCCCAGTGTGATAGTGAAGGGCACACGGTTATCGACATGCCACCGCAACTCCCCGAGTCGCCTTTGCCCCGAGTTGACGCACCGCAACACACGTTAACGGCGCAACAGAAACAACAACCGATTGAGCGGGCGTGGCGCATGACCAGTTATTCCAATCTGGTCAAACAATCCGGCCATCATGCATTTCTCGATGCCACACAAGAAGTTCCGGGATTCGATCTCGATTCGGCCGGAGAAGCGGATGAATCTCTGTTCGACCCACAAGAACAGACGATTTTCACCTTTCCGAAAGGGGCAACATCAGGGACATTTCTGCATAGTTTGTTTGAGCAGATTGAATTTACCGAGGCTCCGGACAGTCCGGCAAATACCGAGGTGATACAAACGTTGATGACGTCGGCTGCGATTGATGAGTCTTGGCTGCCGGTATTACAACAGATGCTTATGCATGTATTACAGACACCTTTAGATGGTAAAAAATTGCGTCTGGGGCAAATTCCAGCCCGGCAGCGTTTGGTTGAAATGGAGTTTTTGTTGCCGATTGATAAATTACGTTCCCCCCTGTTGAACCGGATTCTGAAACGGTACGATGCTTTGTCCGCTCAGGCCGGGGAGCTCAATTTTGCTCAGGTCGAAGGGATGCTGAAGGGATTTATCGATCTCGTATTTGAATATCAGGGGCGATATTACGTGCTGGATTGGAAATCAAACCATTTGGGAAATCAGCTTGAAGACTATAGCGCCTCTCATCTCGATGCTGCGATGGTTGAACATCGCTATGATTTCCAGTATCAAATTTATACGTTGGCACTGCATCGATTTTTAGCCAGTCGTATGGTGGACTATACCTATGAGCAACATTTTGGTGGCGTGTTTTATCTGTTTCTGCGTGGTATGGATGGACAAACCCCGTCGGGGGTATTTGCCCATCGCCCTCAATTTGAACTGATTAATGCATTAGACCGTTTTTTTGCCGGAGAAGATGACAATATGCGTGCAACGCAGGAAGGACAAATGGAGCTCGACTTATGA
- a CDS encoding YebG family protein translates to MAVIVKYVVERNGEEKMTFTSKAEADAYDKMLDMADELFTLLGKSELLDNEEKQEELAMYLAQNKEEVLYALGAKRRPAPAKPKSEKKPAPKAATTDADDQAA, encoded by the coding sequence ATGGCTGTAATCGTCAAGTACGTGGTCGAGCGGAATGGAGAAGAAAAAATGACTTTTACCTCTAAAGCCGAGGCAGATGCTTATGACAAAATGCTCGATATGGCAGATGAGTTATTCACTTTACTCGGTAAAAGTGAGTTACTGGATAATGAAGAAAAACAAGAAGAATTGGCAATGTATCTGGCACAAAACAAAGAAGAAGTGCTGTACGCCTTAGGTGCCAAACGCAGACCGGCACCAGCCAAGCCTAAATCAGAGAAAAAGCCAGCCCCCAAAGCAGCAACCACCGACGCCGATGATCAGGCGGCCTGA
- a CDS encoding LysR substrate-binding domain-containing protein, translating to MLTHITLRQLHIFTVVTRNNTLTEASEELFLSKAAVSMALSELEKQLGHALFDRVNHRLILNQEGRKLLPLADELLIRANNIPLLFEHENRLHGQLRIGASDTIGNQVAPYLLSHFRQQYQHSTQTLFISNSAQICQKLIDYELDIALIEGKTLHPTLVSKQFSQDEMCIICAPEHPLTQKTDIQLSDFEHSQWLLREAGSGSREFFLRTIAPRLERWYEAFELNTTEALINSVSAGLGFGCLSRLAAKAALQDGRVASLSVPLDMRRRFWLLVHKEKYQNPLLKCFIQFCFEWRRNE from the coding sequence ATGCTCACTCATATCACCCTCCGGCAATTGCACATTTTTACGGTGGTTACCCGTAACAATACCCTCACAGAAGCCTCCGAAGAGCTATTTCTGTCCAAAGCAGCCGTGAGTATGGCGCTCTCAGAGCTGGAGAAACAGCTGGGACATGCGTTATTTGACCGGGTGAATCATCGGCTGATTCTCAATCAGGAAGGCCGAAAGTTGCTTCCCTTAGCGGATGAACTATTAATCCGGGCCAATAACATTCCGCTATTATTTGAGCACGAAAACCGGCTACATGGTCAGTTGCGGATTGGCGCCAGTGATACCATCGGCAATCAAGTTGCGCCTTATCTTCTGAGTCACTTCCGGCAGCAATATCAGCACAGTACACAAACATTATTTATTTCTAACTCAGCGCAAATTTGCCAAAAACTGATTGATTATGAGCTGGATATTGCCCTAATCGAAGGAAAAACGTTACATCCGACCTTAGTGTCCAAACAATTTAGTCAAGATGAAATGTGCATCATCTGTGCACCTGAACATCCGCTGACTCAAAAAACCGACATCCAGTTATCGGATTTCGAGCATAGTCAGTGGCTACTGCGCGAAGCGGGTTCCGGTTCCAGAGAATTCTTTCTCCGCACCATCGCACCTCGTCTGGAAAGATGGTATGAAGCATTTGAACTCAATACAACCGAAGCATTGATTAACAGTGTATCCGCCGGGTTAGGGTTCGGGTGTCTGTCCCGACTGGCGGCCAAGGCAGCTTTGCAAGATGGTCGGGTCGCTTCGTTATCAGTCCCTTTGGATATGCGCCGACGCTTCTGGTTGCTGGTCCATAAAGAAAAATATCAAAACCCGCTATTGAAATGCTTTATTCAATTTTGCTTTGAATGGCGTCGCAATGAATAG
- the recC gene encoding exodeoxyribonuclease V subunit gamma yields the protein MFTVYHSNQLDTLKILLVHLIQSDPLTHPFEAEQILVQSPGMSQWLKMALAQELGITANIDFPLPATFIWEMFSRVLPDVPKRSAFNKEAMTWKLMRLLPEMLDQAEFMPLQQYLADDNSALKRFQLAEKIADIFDGYLVYRPDWIERWEADQAIESLADRHPWQPLLWQRLFEDTKQLGQSHYHRGNLYQQFIEQLQQTRVPDGILPKRLFIFGITALPPRYLDALQALGEQTDVHLMLTNPCQHYWGEIRDRKYLARVASLKRKQVVLQEGQWVTGGERSPLKGGIDANLDDELHLQQAVGNSLLASMGKLGRDNLYLLSQIESEEHEFFIETPRDTLLHQIQADILHLEEHQNDQILTSSEHKQLINTNDDSLSIHQCHSPLREVEVLHDELLSLFDRHPDLKPRDVIVMVADINTYSPVIEAVFGNASAERYIPFSISDRTADQESPVLQAFMRLLQLPRSRCLASELLELLETPTMMARFDINEAEFLQAKGWVEAAGIRWGLNEQTASEFDLPPTRQNTWEFGIDRMLAGYAMSDSTTMLELDGHNVAPYNEIQGLDAELAGKLAAFISRIRDYRQQLRQTLSVAEWRELLHALLDNFFVASVEEEVSFQHIRDTLSHLQEQLQDAHYEASIAPDILYHYLTGQLSNARVSQRFLAGQVNFCTLMPMRSIPFRVVCLLGMNDGVYPRTVPAEGFDLMAEQARPGDRSRRDDDRYLFLEALLSARERLYISYVGRSVQDNSLSLPSVLVSELVAYCHQNYCLDGDQALASDSSGDRLVQQMTSSHPMVPYSPDAFTSPHGSYAREWLPAATGTVLPEPIAAAAQLPDFFADVTFPLELDFVELQRFWRLPAQYFFNRRLRVWFENELVSLQDEEPFSLNGLARYHLLKELVAVLLSARRSAAEPEHHSGGTAERSETQQVEHFIQTKRAQGQLPIGAFGELEFREHYEQALALTEVIDELCQQPKPDCELNLYTTALGAERPIQLLGWVTDYFQSGLVRYRVGRIRAQDYLSAWLDHLAVAVMGESCPTHLIGYERKSGVQHLYYPAMAAQQAQAYLDEFIRLYVEGMNHPLAYFPQVALAGIEAGFNRQREWHEDEEKAAKKMQEAFIGNDFSAVGGEGQNAYIARVWPQWSDALSQTVRSYAAQILLPPMLWVRTDSDGS from the coding sequence TTGTTTACTGTTTATCATTCAAATCAACTTGATACTCTCAAGATCCTGCTGGTTCATTTAATTCAAAGTGATCCATTGACTCACCCGTTTGAAGCCGAGCAAATTTTGGTTCAGAGTCCGGGGATGTCGCAGTGGCTGAAAATGGCGCTAGCGCAGGAACTTGGCATCACGGCTAACATTGATTTTCCGTTGCCGGCGACATTTATCTGGGAGATGTTTTCCCGTGTGTTACCGGATGTCCCGAAGCGGAGTGCCTTCAATAAAGAAGCGATGACCTGGAAGTTGATGCGACTTTTACCGGAAATGCTCGATCAAGCCGAATTCATGCCGTTACAGCAGTATCTGGCGGATGACAATTCAGCGTTGAAACGATTCCAGTTGGCTGAAAAAATTGCCGATATCTTCGATGGCTATTTGGTTTATCGCCCCGACTGGATTGAGCGTTGGGAAGCTGATCAAGCGATTGAATCACTGGCTGATCGCCATCCATGGCAACCACTATTGTGGCAACGGTTGTTTGAGGACACCAAGCAGTTGGGGCAGTCGCATTATCACCGCGGCAACTTGTATCAACAGTTCATCGAACAGTTACAACAGACCCGGGTTCCTGACGGCATTTTGCCCAAGCGGTTGTTTATTTTTGGTATCACGGCCCTGCCACCTCGTTATCTGGACGCGCTCCAAGCTTTGGGGGAACAGACCGATGTCCACCTGATGTTAACCAATCCGTGTCAGCATTATTGGGGGGAAATCCGTGATCGAAAGTATCTGGCCCGGGTTGCGAGTCTGAAGCGTAAACAGGTTGTATTACAGGAAGGCCAATGGGTTACAGGTGGCGAACGCTCGCCATTAAAAGGGGGAATCGACGCCAATCTTGACGATGAACTGCATTTGCAGCAAGCGGTCGGGAATAGTTTGCTGGCGTCAATGGGGAAACTTGGGCGCGATAACCTCTACCTGCTGTCGCAGATTGAAAGTGAAGAACATGAGTTTTTTATTGAAACGCCCCGAGATACGCTATTACATCAGATTCAGGCCGATATTCTCCATCTCGAAGAACATCAGAATGATCAGATTCTGACCTCCAGTGAGCACAAGCAACTGATCAATACCAATGATGACTCTCTGTCGATTCATCAGTGTCATAGTCCGCTGCGAGAAGTGGAAGTCCTGCACGATGAGCTGTTGTCATTGTTTGACCGTCACCCTGATCTCAAGCCCCGGGATGTGATCGTGATGGTTGCCGATATCAATACCTACAGTCCGGTGATTGAAGCTGTCTTCGGTAATGCATCCGCTGAGCGCTATATTCCATTTTCAATTTCTGACCGCACTGCGGATCAAGAATCCCCGGTTTTGCAGGCGTTCATGCGGTTGCTTCAGTTACCGCGCTCTCGCTGTCTCGCTTCGGAATTACTCGAATTGTTGGAAACCCCGACGATGATGGCACGGTTTGATATCAATGAAGCCGAATTTTTACAGGCGAAGGGTTGGGTTGAAGCGGCCGGGATTCGTTGGGGGCTGAATGAGCAGACTGCGAGCGAGTTCGATTTACCGCCAACGAGACAAAACACATGGGAGTTCGGGATTGACCGAATGCTCGCTGGCTATGCGATGTCCGATTCCACAACCATGCTGGAACTGGATGGTCACAATGTTGCGCCGTATAACGAGATTCAGGGCCTCGACGCTGAGTTGGCCGGCAAACTGGCTGCGTTTATCAGTCGGATTCGGGATTACCGTCAGCAGTTGCGGCAGACATTGTCGGTTGCCGAATGGCGTGAATTACTCCATGCCTTGCTGGATAACTTTTTTGTTGCTTCGGTGGAAGAGGAAGTCAGCTTTCAGCATATCCGCGATACGCTCAGTCATCTTCAGGAACAGTTACAGGATGCGCATTATGAAGCGTCGATTGCACCGGACATTTTATATCACTACCTTACCGGGCAGTTATCCAATGCCCGAGTCAGTCAGCGCTTTCTCGCCGGTCAAGTGAACTTCTGTACCTTAATGCCGATGCGCTCGATTCCTTTTCGAGTCGTTTGCTTACTGGGGATGAACGACGGAGTTTACCCTCGAACGGTGCCGGCCGAAGGATTTGATTTAATGGCAGAGCAGGCGCGCCCCGGTGATCGTTCACGCCGGGACGATGATCGCTATCTGTTTCTTGAAGCATTGCTCTCCGCCCGCGAACGTCTGTATATCAGCTATGTCGGACGTTCAGTTCAAGATAATAGTCTCAGTTTGCCATCGGTTTTGGTGAGTGAGCTGGTGGCGTATTGCCATCAGAATTATTGTTTGGACGGGGATCAAGCGCTCGCCAGTGATTCCTCCGGAGATCGGCTGGTACAACAAATGACCTCGTCTCACCCGATGGTGCCGTATAGTCCTGATGCCTTCACCAGTCCGCATGGTAGTTATGCCAGAGAGTGGCTTCCGGCAGCGACGGGAACGGTGTTACCCGAGCCAATCGCTGCAGCCGCACAATTGCCTGATTTCTTTGCCGATGTGACATTTCCATTGGAACTGGACTTTGTCGAGTTACAACGTTTTTGGCGTTTGCCTGCTCAGTATTTTTTCAATCGCCGTTTGCGTGTCTGGTTCGAAAATGAGTTGGTGTCATTGCAGGATGAAGAACCGTTTTCACTCAATGGCTTGGCACGTTATCACCTGCTCAAGGAATTAGTTGCAGTCCTGCTGAGTGCGCGTCGTAGTGCCGCTGAGCCGGAGCACCATTCGGGAGGGACAGCAGAACGCTCAGAAACACAGCAGGTTGAGCATTTTATTCAAACAAAGCGGGCACAAGGACAGCTCCCTATCGGAGCTTTCGGTGAACTTGAATTCCGCGAGCATTATGAACAAGCGCTTGCACTGACTGAGGTCATCGACGAATTATGTCAACAGCCGAAGCCCGACTGTGAGCTTAATCTCTATACCACGGCGTTGGGGGCTGAGCGGCCGATTCAATTACTCGGTTGGGTGACTGACTATTTTCAATCCGGTCTGGTGCGCTATCGGGTCGGCCGCATACGTGCGCAGGATTATTTATCTGCATGGCTGGATCATCTGGCTGTTGCGGTCATGGGTGAATCATGTCCGACACATCTTATCGGTTATGAGCGCAAGAGTGGCGTTCAGCACCTTTATTATCCTGCGATGGCGGCTCAGCAGGCCCAAGCCTATCTGGATGAGTTCATCCGTCTCTACGTTGAGGGTATGAATCATCCTTTAGCTTATTTTCCGCAAGTTGCGTTGGCCGGGATTGAAGCGGGTTTCAATCGTCAGCGGGAATGGCACGAAGATGAAGAAAAAGCCGCGAAAAAAATGCAAGAGGCCTTCATCGGTAATGACTTTAGTGCGGTTGGTGGCGAAGGGCAAAATGCTTATATTGCCCGCGTCTGGCCGCAGTGGTCAGACGCTTTAAGTCAGACGGTGCGTTCTTATGCGGCACAGATTCTGCTGCCCCCGATGCTTTGGGTCAGAACAGACTCTGATGGATCATGA